DNA from Nitrospina gracilis Nb-211:
TACATCTTTTTTCCGGTCTGGGCGATGGTGTGGATGCGTCCCTTGCGCGAGGCCCATACCTGCGGGCTGATGAAGTAGTATACCGGGCAGTCGTGTTTCTTGCACACGCGGGCGAGGCGCAGGTTGAAGAAGGGGTAGTTGATGAGAACGGCTCCGGCGTACTGTCCTTTGGCGATTTCGCGCGACAGCTTGCGGAAAACGGCGATGTGGTGCCACAGGTTGCTGAAGAATTCGAACAGACCCATGCCGCCCATGCGCTGGATGTCAAACAGGGTGTGCACGCCCGCCTGTTGCATGTGGTGACCGCCGACGCCCTCGAATTCCAGCTCCGGATGGCGTTCCCGCATGGCGCGCACCAGGTTGCCGCCGTGCAGATCGCCGGAGGCTTCCCCGGCTACGATGAGGATGCGTTGGGCGTTCCTGCTCATGCCGCGTCCGGAGATTGTGTGGAACCGGAAGGTGGCGCGGGCGGATCGACGGAAACGATGACGAGCCCCGCTGCGTCCGCCATGTCGATCACCTTCTCGCGTTCGATCACCATGACACGTCCGGCCTCGATGGCCAGCGCGGCGGCGTTGCCGGCGATCAGGGTTTCGACGGTTTTGGGTCCGATGCCGGGGCTGTCGAAGCGGTAATCCTGGTCGGTTCTGCTGACTTTGATGGCGGTGCACTCCCCCTGCGACAGCTCGCACCCGCGGCCGAGGGCGCGGTCGGTGCCTTCCACCGCTTCGACGGCGATGACGGTGCCGCCTTTCATCACGAGGGTCTGGCCGATTTCCTGGTCGGCCATGTACTTGGCGATGGCGAACCCCGCTTCGATGTCGGCCAGCGTTTTCTTTGTCGGTTTGGTGCGTGTCAGCACACCGGCGGACGGGTACAGCTCTTTCATGAAATCCATCTGGTCGAGCACGGTGTAGCCGCGCTTTTCGACTTCTTCGATGATGCGGGTGAGGATGTCTTTGTCCTGGCTGGTGGTGAGCGACATCACGAACTTCAGGGAAAACAGGTCGAACAACTGCGGGCGGAAAATCATTTCCTTTTCCACCTTGCCCAGAATGAGCACGTCGCGGACATGCGTGGTTTCCAGCGTGCTGAAGATCTTTCCGGCTTTGACGGGGCTGATGCAGAAATTCTGCTCGACGTAAGGCTTGAGCGTTTCGCCGATGGCCTCGGTGAACGACACGGAGATCAGGGGGATGCCGCGTTCCTTCGCCTTGCGGGCGAAATACACGGGGATGTCTCCCGCACCTGCAATCAAACCAATGGGCTGTCCGCTGTCGTGGTTCATGACGGTTGGTTTCCTTCGCCGGGCCGGGGCGGACGCAGGGCCGGCCCCGCGGGCACAGCGCGGTGGGCCGGGTCGTTCACTTCCCGTTTCTCTGCTTGTTGAACATGTCCACGATGTTGAGGGCGATTTCCAGCGAATACAGCTCCTTGTCCACGGCCACATTGCGCGGCGTGCCGTTCTGCACGCAGTCGAGAAAATGCTGGAGTTCCAGCTTGAGCGGGTTGTCCTTGTGCACGAAGATGCGTTCGATCAACGACTCCTGCTTGTATCGCAGGGCGTCCTTGCTCAACTGGTGCTCGGAGGAAGTCTGGCGGTGAACGTAGATTTCCTGATCGGTGTAGTCGAGCAGAATGTACGACTCTTTCTGGGTTACCGAAAGCGTACGGATCTTGTTTTGTGAGGCGCGGCTGGCAATGATATTGGCCATGCATCCGTTTTCGAATTCCATCTGCACGTTCACGAGGTCGTCGCGTTCGGTGAATACGGAGGTGCCCATGACGTTGGTCTGGACCACTTTGGACTGCATGAGGTTGAGCAGGATGTCGATATCGTGAATCATGATGTCCAAAACCACGCCGTCGTCCTTGATGCGCTGGTTGAAGGGCCCCATGCGTTTGCATTCCACGAAGATGGGCTCGTGCACCAGCTTGTGCAATTCCTGCACGGCGCCGTTGAAGCGCTCGACGTGACCGATATGGAGAATGAGCTTATTCTTTTCCGCGAGGTCAAACAGTTCGCGTGCGTGTTCGAGGTTGGTGGCGCAGGGTTTTTCCAGCAGAACGTGGATGCCTGCCTTCAGGAAATCTTTAGTGACGGGATAGTGCAAAGCAGTGGGCACGGCCACCACGACCATATCCACCTGACCGAACAGGTCTTTATAATCGGCGACGGCGGTCAGGCCGTATCGGTTGCTGATCTCCCGGCACCGGTCTTCGTTGACGTCGGCGATATGCGTCAGTTTGATATCGCGCATTTCGGACAGAACACCGACATGGTACTGTCCCATTTTTCCAATGCCGACCACGCCGGCTCGCAGTGCTTCCATTAATCGATAAATCCTCGTTTGGAGTTCTTCATAAAATCAATAAGATATCGAATTTCCGGGTGCATTTCAATTTCCGCCTCAATCTTTTCAATGACCTGGGTGGTATTCCACTCCGGACTGCGGATCAGTTTGATAGCGGATTTGATGGCGGAGCGCACTTCCGGTTTCACCTCCCGGCGGCGCAGGCCCACCGCGTTCAGGCCGACGAGCCCGGCGGGGTTGCCCGCCACAGTGGTGTAAGGCAGGACGTCCTGATTGACGCCGGACATGCCGCCCACCATGGAACCGGTGCCGACGCGCACGTGCTGGTGAATTCCGACCTGGCCTGAGATGAAGGCGAAGTCCTCCACCACGATGTGCCCGGCCAATCCCGCGTAGTTGACTACAATGACCTGGTTGCCGATCTGGCAGTCGTGCGCAAGGTGTGCATACCCCATCAGCATGCAGTTGTTGCCGACGGTGGTGGCGCCGTTTTCGTGGCCGGAGCGGTGCACGGTGACGTACTCGCGGATGGTGGTGTTGTCACCGATGCGCGTGAACGACGTCATGTCGCGCTTGAAGCCGGTGATCTGCGGCTCGCCGCCGATCTGTGCTCCCTGAAAAATGCGGCAGTTTTTGCCGATGGTACTGCCGGGCTCGATCAGCACGTGCGGGCCGATCTCGGTGCCGTCCCCGATGACCACGTTCGGTCCGATGATGCTGTAGTGCCCGATCGAAACGCCGTCTCCGAGCTGGGCTTTTGGATCAATGATGGCGGTGTTGGCGATGCTCACTGAAGCGGTTCCGTGAAGAAGGGTTGTGAACGAGGTCGCTCGGCCGGCGGGATTGGGGTCGGGCTGGCTGCGAACAGGACAAGGTACCGATAAATTTTAAACCCGGGTTGAAAGCGTTTTCAATCTTTTCCAAGAACGGCCTGAATTTGTCCCTCGCAGGCCAGGGTGCCGTCCACCAACGCCTGCCCCTGGAAGCGGAACAACTCGCCGCGTTGTTTGATCTTGGTCAATTCCATGCGCAGGGTGTCGCCCGGCACCACGGGCCGGCGGAACTTGACGCCGTCGATGCCGGTGAACAGTACGGAGGCGTGGCCTTCTTTTTTCAACACGCGGAGCGCGAGGATGCACGCCACCTGCGCCATGGCCTCGACGATCAGCACGCCGGGCATCACCGGGAATTCCGGGAAATGACCGGGGAAAAACGGTTCGTTGTGTGTGACATTTTTGATGCCGACGATGCGGCTGTCGTCATCGCATTCGATCACCTTGTCCACCAAAAGCATGGGATAGCGGTGGGGAATGATTTTTTTGATGTCGTTGATGTCGAGCATGGTCTCCTCAGGGTGTCGAGGCGGGCCGCGGGGTTGTCAAAGGGGCCGTTGCCTGCGTGTTACTTGTTCATGCGGTTGTAGGTGTCGGTGGCGAGCTTCGTCAGGTCCGCCGAGGCGTCGCTGTAAAACACCGTTTTTTCTTCCAGAATCATGGTCAGGTTTTTCTGCTTCCCGATTTTCTTGATGACGTCCAGCATTTTTTTCAGGATGCGGTTGGTGATCTCCTGTTCCTTGCGGGCGAACTCATCGTTGCGATCCTGCACGTACCGTTCCAGATCTTTCTTCTCCTGGATGAAGCGCTCTTCCTTTTTCTGCTTCAGTTTGGGATCGAGGACGAAGCTCTGCTTGTTGATTTCTTCCAGCAGTTTCTGGACCCGCTGTTCCTTCAGCGCGATGCGTTTTTTTTCTTCTTCAAAATCAGATTTGAATTTTTGAAGTGCTTCTTTGAATTCCTTGGTGCCGGACACGGCTTCCTGCATGTTGATGAAACCGATTTTGAGATCCGCCGCCCGGGCGTGGGTGCCGGACAGGGGGAGCCAAGCACAGGCCAACCCCAGCACCAGAATAGCTTTCCAAATGGTTGTAGTTTTGCGTCTTGACCTGTTCATGAAAACCTCTCTTATGAAACGTCATTAACGTTAAAAAGCATTTCCCGCGGAGAAATGGAATTCAGCGTTGCTGTCGCCCGGCACGGCATCGAGCTTGACACCGTACGCCAGGGAGATGGGGCCGAAAGGACTGAGGAACCGGACGCCGCCGCCGACACTCTGACGCATGTCGAACGGGTCGATGTGCCGCGACGTGGTGGAGGTATCGAATCCGGTTCCGTACACGTTGCCCCGGTCATAAAAAGCAAACAACCGGAATTCCCGGGTGATCGGGTACTGCAACTCGATGTTGATCAGCAGGGCCTGGTCGCCGCCCAGCGGATCGCCGTTGCGGTCCTTGGGGCCGACCTGGCGGATAGTGAAACCGCGCAGGGAGTTGGACCCGCCCATGAAGTAGTGTTCGAAGATCGGCAAGCCGTCGTTGCCGTAACCCTCGGCAAACTGGACTTCGCCGTGCAGAGCCAAAACCAGTTGGCCGATCAGCGGGGTGTAATAGGTTCCTTCGTAGCTGGTCTTGTAGAAGTCCGCACCGCCCAGAAAACTGCCGGCGAACTCAAATCGTACCACATGCCTTGTGCCCTGTGTAGGGTTTAAAAAGTCATCGCGCGTATCGCGGATGAAAGTGGGCCCGATCCTGCTGGTGGTGCGGGTTCCATTCTGTAAAAATGTGGTCTGGGTGGCGGGATCGACATCCGAAATATTCACCTTCTCAAACCGGTAGCCGATGCCCAGCCAGTCCGTCTCCGACAGGTTTTTGCCCAGGCGCAGGCCGCCGCCGGTGGAACGGGAGTCGAAACTGAAAAAGTTGGAACGGCGGTTGAACAGATCGATGCCGAAAGAGATGTCGCTGTCAAAAATGCGCGGATCGGTGAAGTTGAAGTTGAAATTGGTGCGCCGCGCCGAAAGATCGGTCGACAGGTTCAGACTGCGGCCGGTGCCGAACAGGTTGTTCTGCGAGATGGAGGCGTTGAACACGACTTTTTCGACGGAGCTGAATCCCGCGCCGAAGGTCACGGCGCCCGTCGGCCTTTCGGTGACGGTGGTGGTGAGATCGACCAGTTCCGGGCTGTCGCCGCGGTGGGTGTCGATCTTCACGTTTTCAAAAAAGCCGAGGTTGTTGATGCGCTGTTTGCTGCGCTTCAGTTTCTTACTGTTGAACAACTCTCCTTCCTTCAGGCGGAACTCGCGCCGGATGACGTTGTCCTGCGTGCGCGTGTTGCCGTAGATGTCCACTTTGCCGACGTACACCTTGCGCCCGGGATTGACGGTGACTTCGACATCGACGGTTTTGTTTTCGTCGTCCAGGGTGGTCTGTGGCAGGGCGTCGGCGTAGGCGTGACCTTTTTCGGAATACAGTTCTGAGACGCGCAGGGCGTCCTCGCGCATTTTGGTGGCGTTGTAGATTTCCCCTTTTTTCGACTCCACCACCTTCAGAAGTTCTTCGCGCGTGTAGGTTTCATCGCCTTGGACGGTGACGCTCCCCAGCCGGTACTGGTCGCCTTCCTCAATGCGGATGTCCACATAGATTTCTTTTTCCTTGCGGTTGATCTCGATGGTGGGGTCTTCGATGTGAACTTTAAGGAATCCGTTGTCGTGGTAAAACGATTCCAGCCGCAAAACGTCGATGCGCAGGACGTCCTTCTTGTAGATGCCGGATTCGTCGAACCAGGACAGCCAGGTCTCCGACTTCGTTTCCATGTGGTCTTCCAGTTCATCTCCGTCGAACGCCTTGTTGCCGTGGAACCGGATTTCTTCAATCTTGACCTTCTCGCCTTCCTGGATCTGAATGATCACGTCCACAAGGCCGTTGGGGCTGAGTTTGTGTTTGATGTCGATCTTCGCCAGGAAGTAGGCCTTTTCCTTGTAGTGCTCGGTGAGTTTGGTGATGCTGTCCTGAATGAGATGGTCGCGGAAGGTGGCGCCGCGTTTGAGGGCGATGAGGTCGCGCAGATCTTCGGTTTTCAGGTTGGAGTTGCCGCGGAACTTGACGTCGCCGATGGAGGGGATTTCCTCAACGATGTAGATGACCTTCACTCCGTCGGTCATCGGCTGGGTGTCCACGCGGATGTCGGAAAACTGGCCGAGGCTGTAGATCTGCTCGATGTCGCGTCCGACGAGGACGCGCGACAGGGGTTCGCCGACCCGGGTCTTGATGTAGTAAAGGATGGTGGAGGTGTCCACCCGCTGGTTGCCGCGGATTTCGATGCCGCGCACGGTGGGCTGGGGCGCTTCGAACTGGGCGCGGACGGGGGCGGGGGCGGCGAAAATGGCGGTCAGAAAAAGGCAGAGGCAAACAAGCGCAATCCGGCAAATCCGTGCCGGAGGACCTGACCGGGTGTGTTCAATGCGGCATCCGTCCAATGTTTTGCAGGGAGTGGGTTTTTCGGGCAAAAAAAAGTATTAAGCTTTACGGCATAAATAACCATAAAGCTTAATACTTTGTCTATCTTAAACTGGGATCGGGAAATCCGAGTGCCGGTGCCCGGCACCCAACACCGTCA
Protein-coding regions in this window:
- a CDS encoding LpxI family protein — protein: MNHDSGQPIGLIAGAGDIPVYFARKAKERGIPLISVSFTEAIGETLKPYVEQNFCISPVKAGKIFSTLETTHVRDVLILGKVEKEMIFRPQLFDLFSLKFVMSLTTSQDKDILTRIIEEVEKRGYTVLDQMDFMKELYPSAGVLTRTKPTKKTLADIEAGFAIAKYMADQEIGQTLVMKGGTVIAVEAVEGTDRALGRGCELSQGECTAIKVSRTDQDYRFDSPGIGPKTVETLIAGNAAALAIEAGRVMVIEREKVIDMADAAGLVIVSVDPPAPPSGSTQSPDAA
- a CDS encoding Gfo/Idh/MocA family oxidoreductase codes for the protein MEALRAGVVGIGKMGQYHVGVLSEMRDIKLTHIADVNEDRCREISNRYGLTAVADYKDLFGQVDMVVVAVPTALHYPVTKDFLKAGIHVLLEKPCATNLEHARELFDLAEKNKLILHIGHVERFNGAVQELHKLVHEPIFVECKRMGPFNQRIKDDGVVLDIMIHDIDILLNLMQSKVVQTNVMGTSVFTERDDLVNVQMEFENGCMANIIASRASQNKIRTLSVTQKESYILLDYTDQEIYVHRQTSSEHQLSKDALRYKQESLIERIFVHKDNPLKLELQHFLDCVQNGTPRNVAVDKELYSLEIALNIVDMFNKQRNGK
- the lpxA gene encoding acyl-ACP--UDP-N-acetylglucosamine O-acyltransferase — its product is MSIANTAIIDPKAQLGDGVSIGHYSIIGPNVVIGDGTEIGPHVLIEPGSTIGKNCRIFQGAQIGGEPQITGFKRDMTSFTRIGDNTTIREYVTVHRSGHENGATTVGNNCMLMGYAHLAHDCQIGNQVIVVNYAGLAGHIVVEDFAFISGQVGIHQHVRVGTGSMVGGMSGVNQDVLPYTTVAGNPAGLVGLNAVGLRRREVKPEVRSAIKSAIKLIRSPEWNTTQVIEKIEAEIEMHPEIRYLIDFMKNSKRGFID
- the fabZ gene encoding 3-hydroxyacyl-ACP dehydratase FabZ, coding for MLDINDIKKIIPHRYPMLLVDKVIECDDDSRIVGIKNVTHNEPFFPGHFPEFPVMPGVLIVEAMAQVACILALRVLKKEGHASVLFTGIDGVKFRRPVVPGDTLRMELTKIKQRGELFRFQGQALVDGTLACEGQIQAVLGKD
- a CDS encoding OmpH family outer membrane protein, giving the protein MNRSRRKTTTIWKAILVLGLACAWLPLSGTHARAADLKIGFINMQEAVSGTKEFKEALQKFKSDFEEEKKRIALKEQRVQKLLEEINKQSFVLDPKLKQKKEERFIQEKKDLERYVQDRNDEFARKEQEITNRILKKMLDVIKKIGKQKNLTMILEEKTVFYSDASADLTKLATDTYNRMNK
- the bamA gene encoding outer membrane protein assembly factor BamA encodes the protein MRGIEIRGNQRVDTSTILYYIKTRVGEPLSRVLVGRDIEQIYSLGQFSDIRVDTQPMTDGVKVIYIVEEIPSIGDVKFRGNSNLKTEDLRDLIALKRGATFRDHLIQDSITKLTEHYKEKAYFLAKIDIKHKLSPNGLVDVIIQIQEGEKVKIEEIRFHGNKAFDGDELEDHMETKSETWLSWFDESGIYKKDVLRIDVLRLESFYHDNGFLKVHIEDPTIEINRKEKEIYVDIRIEEGDQYRLGSVTVQGDETYTREELLKVVESKKGEIYNATKMREDALRVSELYSEKGHAYADALPQTTLDDENKTVDVEVTVNPGRKVYVGKVDIYGNTRTQDNVIRREFRLKEGELFNSKKLKRSKQRINNLGFFENVKIDTHRGDSPELVDLTTTVTERPTGAVTFGAGFSSVEKVVFNASISQNNLFGTGRSLNLSTDLSARRTNFNFNFTDPRIFDSDISFGIDLFNRRSNFFSFDSRSTGGGLRLGKNLSETDWLGIGYRFEKVNISDVDPATQTTFLQNGTRTTSRIGPTFIRDTRDDFLNPTQGTRHVVRFEFAGSFLGGADFYKTSYEGTYYTPLIGQLVLALHGEVQFAEGYGNDGLPIFEHYFMGGSNSLRGFTIRQVGPKDRNGDPLGGDQALLINIELQYPITREFRLFAFYDRGNVYGTGFDTSTTSRHIDPFDMRQSVGGGVRFLSPFGPISLAYGVKLDAVPGDSNAEFHFSAGNAF